TCATGATCCACTGTCACATATTCTGGTAATCTAAATATTGCATGTAGGAGTTTCCATCTAACAATATTATCACACTCTCTGTCCAACTACATACCAGTCCTCCATTCATATGCACATGAGGAAAAGGTAAGTAAACAGAAGAGTACCAGCTTCACAGTGCATTAGTTACCACAATATATGAACTCAGATCTCTACTGGCAATTctatccacaaaaaaaaaaagtaatttgcAGTAGCAGTTGAGGTGGACATGGATACCTGCTCCTCACATTGCCAAAATGAATCAGCCTCACATATCTGTGTGTCTCTTCCCATGGCCAATCAAGGATTGGTGCCTCTTTTGCCTTGCTTTGCATTTGTTTGGTTCTTGGATCAGACAATTCTCTACCTGCTCCTGAGGCCAATGCTACTTTCTAATGTGTGTTTGGTGGCATCAGTCTGATGATTCATGCACCCACTTCCATGAAGCTATTTGAATGCCTGCTAAGGCTAGCTAATGAATTATCAGGATGACATTCTCCAGCTAAAGGATGAAAGCTACAAGACATGGAAGATGAACAACTCATCTATTACTGCAACTAACCAGCTTGCATGAGTAGTGGTTGGAGGAAGTGGCTGCACAACTTGGCAATGACCTTCTGATCTCATCTGTTCCTCTTTCGTGTTTCTGATCTCACTTGAAAAAGGAAAACATGCAGATTAAGTTTCATACCAAGTTTTCATGGAGCATtatcatgtaattacaacttCATTAATATCACATTCAATTAGTGTATGACTTCCTTGCAACTGTCCCTTTCTCTTTTTTTCCTGTACTTTGTTGTTCAGAAAAGTGTGATCACTGTGATATCAATTGGAATTCGTCAGCTGTGATTCATCTTTCCTCATCAGTTGGACTCTAGCATTGTTTACATACTTTAAATGAGATCATTCATCAATAGGAATAAAGATTGACCTGTTGACTGATTTAAAAGACTAAAGTTTATATACTGCAAGTCAAGTAAACTTGATATATCAAATGTCATATTTGGTACTTGCAGGATGCATTACAAATCAAAATATCTTATTAACTATTGATCTGATGATCAATTGTACATGTAATTGTGGAATAGTAGATTTACTTAGGTTTGGGCTATATGAACCtaatcatttattattattaggcCCAATTAAACCGCGATCATTGAAACATTATCAGTAGTATCTTGTAATGAGTTTGGGTAATAATTTAACGAGTAAACGATTCTTCTATAATGAGATATGAGGAGATTATAGAGACATTTGGACATATTCATCAAGCCATCAATAACCTAAAGTTATATAGGATTTAGGATACAATAACTATGTTCTAAATTTCTTTACTTCTTATAAGGATAAAGTTGATGATCAACACATAAATTTGAATGCCCCAACACTCTCCTCATATCCCATCCCATGGGTTGATTTCCATACGTTGGGTCAAAAtctcttcatcatcaacttgccCAACCATCTTAACCAGTGTTTTGATATGCCCATGGGAATGTGCAGCAATTTCCCATTAGTTTCTGAGCTCCTCTCCCCATCATGGGGTCTCCCACTGACCTATGTGTTTGTGTGTGGAACTCCTTCTAGATATGATTCCATATGTGGCCCCATACACAACATCTTCAAATGATCATATGCAAATTAGGTAGTGggaagaaaaatcatatcatatccACTTGAGTGGCAACATCaagtcaagatcaaattttgcaATCATTTTAATTGAAAACAATAATTATTAGAATTAAGAAAATACTTCGAGTCTATCAATTAATcctcatgtgtatatatatatataattccttTGTCGTACTATAGGCATGATTTAGTGGGAAATTGATTGGGTCATTGCGAGCTACAAACCATTAGTCGTCTTCTTGTAGGTTCCAATCGAGCCCACTACTACTCGTGGGTGGGATATAAACCAACTCGAAAAGATTGATGGATAAAGAGAGCAAGTTGAAAGTGAAGTCAtgatctagagagagagagagagagagcttttgtCATGTCAACAATTCCGATACATCACATCATTTCTGATTTTTTGGGTATCTTCTCAAAGAAATTTTGTCCTTCTATTAAGGCAAATATTATCTTATGACTCATAGGTCTCATCATTCGTTGCTTGGTCAAGAGATAGGAGTTACACTTGGATCACCTCATGTTAACCTAATCGTTGGCGTTTGACTATGATGCATCATTTGTTATGTACAATTGGTCTTGCCATGTGTTAAGAGTTGTGACTAAGTCAAGAGGGGTTGGAAATTTAGTAGAAGGATCAACTCATAGAACTCTTTTGAGTACAAACAACAAAGTATATGTTTGACTCAACACAAAAATAAAACTGATAGTGGTGTCACATCAACCTAATTATGGTGCCATAAAGAAGTATACACCAATCTATATCAAATAACCTTGAATTAATACAAAAAATACAGTGGCAAGCATGCTAAACCAGTCCTTTATAATCTACCGAgaagatgatttatttttgggtgCTTGTCTTTTGTTGGAAAATATATGTACTATATTATTAGCTTCTTACATAATTTTAAAGTCTtttctaattaataaaaaaaaatcacttcCATTTCCTTTTCTCTTTAAATATAATGATTTAATTCAGTCATAAATCATTGTGTGGATACATAGTTGTGGACAAATTGACCTATTAGTCCATATAAATAATTAGTGCATCCTCCTCACACCTACGCTATAATGCAGCCATCAGCAAGGCAGATGACAAGTTTGACCAAAACCTAAGTCTCCTTCTTTATAAGTCCTGTCACATTCCCAACAACTTCAAAAATGATGTCTGTGATGTGACATAAGTCCAAATAGATCTCACTTATTTCTCCTTCATATTGGTCCCATTTCCTATATTTATTCCCATCGGCAGTACATGCACAAAGCACCCGTCAAACACGCGTGCTATCACCGGTCATCGTTCCCACAATGCCTTACATAAAGCTTACGTACATATATCACTGTACATGGGACCATACCATCCCCCGCACTTTGCACCAGCCACAGTGCAACATGATATATATCCGTGGCTTTGATTGCCACAGCATCGCACCTACCTTCCCTCTTCCTCCCCTAATCAAGCAATGGCCACTGGTTATGGCTGCGGAGGTGGAGCTCTTGTTCCGATGTATGTGATGCTGATGGCCTTGCTCATCAGCAGCAGAGCCATCTCTCGTCTCGAAGCGAAGGGGAGCTGCGTAGAGAGCGAGAGGAGGGCTCTCCTTGCCGTCGGCGCCGACATGTACGACCCTTCCGGCGACTGGCTCGCCTCCTGGACCGGCGACGACTGCTGCACGTGGAGAGGAGTGGCCTGCGATGGTGCCACTGGCCATGTCACGAAGCTCGACCTCCGCTTCCCTTACCTGGACGTTGTCGGAGACGTCGACGCCAGCAGGGTGAACCCTTCTCTGCTTGAGCTGACGCACCTCAAGTACCTGGACCTGAGCATGAACAACTTCTCCTCCGCCGCCGTGCCCGAGACGTTCGCATCCCTGGTGCACCTGGAGTACCTGAACCTGTCGAGCGCCATGTTCGCCGGCGCCGTCCCTCCTCGGCTGGGGAACCTCTCCGCCCTTCGCTACCTGGATCTCAACGGGTGCTACGGCGACCTGCACGTGGATGACCTCGGCTGGCTCTCTCACCTTCCTTATCTCAGGTATCTCGACATGAGCTGCGTCGACATGTCGCTAGCGACCAATTGGTTCCACTCCATCAACTCCATcccctccctccaagtgctgcacCTGCAGTGGTCGAATCCCACGTACGTCCCGCCCACCCTGCCGCCTTTCAATCTCACCTCCATCACCATGCTCGATCTCTCCGGTAACCTCAACATAAACACTTCCATCCTGGACTGGCTGTCCAACGCCAGCACCCTCGAGCATCTCCAGCTCGGCTCCTGCGGCGGGTTCGATATCCAGCCGCTGCAACCTGCGCTGGCGGCTCTCACTAACTTGCTGGAATTAGATCTGTCGGCCAACGACATCGAAGGCGAAATCTATGGGATTGTGGGCAACGCCAGCAAGCGCTTGCGGAATCTGGATCTGCAATGGAACAAGCTAACCGGAGACATCGCACGCATCTTGGTGAGCCTAAGGCACCTGGAGTACCTGGTCATAGACAACAATCAGATCACCGGGCATCTTCCCGAGATGCTGGGAAATCTCAGCAGCCTACGGTATCTAAGCTTCAGCTCCAATCAAATTTCCGGTGACATTCCACAGACCGTTGGGAATCTCCTTCGCTTGGAGTTCATATACTTCTCCGGCAATAACCTCAGTGGCGAGATACCACAGAGCATAGGGAACCTCACCAACCTGATACAATTGTATTTGGGAAGGAACACCATCGCCGGATCGATACCGGAGAGCATCGGCAATCTCCGCAACCTCGAAGAGCTCTACCTGTCGCATAACAGCATCACAGGGCACCTACCTCCGTCCATTGGGAACCTGGAGAACTTGCAGGCCATGTACTTGCAGAACAACTTCATTACTGGACGAATACCAGCGACCGTCGGGGGCCTCCGAAGCTTGCGGCGCCTGGACATGTCATCCAACAGCTTGACGGGGAACATACCGAGGGGAATGGGAAGCTTGTGCAACCTAGAGTACATCGATTTGTCCGACAACAATGTCGCAGGGGAGCTTGCTGATCTCATAGATGGTTTGTCGAACTGCTCTCCACCACTGCGTCTATCTTCCCTGCATGTTTCGAATAACAATTTGAGTGGGATCATCCCTCCAAGCTTGGGCCAGTTATCTGAACTCTCTGAGTTGTACCTCCCCTCGAACTCGTTGGTAGGGAATGTGACCGAATCCCACTTCGCCAATCtcgccatcttaaagttcttggacATTTCTCAGAACACCTTGAGGGTGATCCTGCCTGACGACTGGGTTCCTCCTTTCGATGCCTTCACCATTGGAATGAGCTCCTGTCATCTGGGAACCATAATTCCTTCTTGGATCCGAACCCAGACGAGCCTAGAAAACCTGTACCTGTCCAGAACAGGGCTCTGGGGTACCATTCCAGCTTGGTTCTCGGGCTTCAACCCCAGTGGCTGGCATTACCTTGACTTGAGCTCCAACAGCTTGCATGGTTCATTACCAGTTGTGCGTTCTGTCGAGCAGAGCATCATAAACCTCTCCAACAACTCCTTCTCGGGACCTCTCCCCCGGAGCTTTGCAGCTGATCTGAACCCATCCATCTTGACCTTGTCTGACAACCGTATCAGTGGAGACTTCCCTCCCTTCTTTTGCAACATGACCTTACTGGAAGTCCTCGATCTGTCCAACAATGGCTTGTCCGGGGAGTTGCCGGACTGCCACAGCTCATATCCAACATCGCTACAGTCTCTGCACCTGAACAATAACAGCCTCTCTGGAAGTCTTCCTGCCTTCTTGAAACACTGCAAGCAATTGATCACCCTTGATCTGGGTGAGAACAGGTTGTCTGGTGAGCTACCGAGGTGGATAGGAAGCAGCCTCTCGTCTTTGAAGGTTCTTCGGTTGAGGTCCAATCTACTCCATGGCACCATCTCGGCGCACATATCCAACCTCACATCCCTCCATGTCCTGGATCTCTCCTGCAACAATCTTTCCGGTGCCATCCCTTCGTCCATTGGATTGCTGGACGCAATGGTCGTGATACAGAATGTCATAGAGCCGCTGATCGACAGCAACGCGCGGTACTACAGTGAGCATGTCCTGATAACCACCAAAGGATCGACCATCGAGTACAGCACCGTGCTATCGCTGGTGACGAGCATAGATCTGTCGAACAACGATCTGCATGGTGAGATTCCGGTTGAGCTGACCGATCTCCATGGACTGCATTTCCTGAACTTGTCCAAGAACCATTTGGCGGGGGAAATCCCGACTGACATTGGCGGCATGAGGCAGTTGGAATCACTCGACCTGTCGATGAACAATCTCGGCGGCGAGATTCCTTTGAGCTTGTCTGCTCTAAATTTCCTGAGCCACATGAACCTGTCTTACAATCACTTGTCCGGAAGAATCCCGACGAGCAATCAATTGCAGACCTTAAATGATCCCTCGATCTACGTCGGAAACAAAGGCCTCTGTGGAACGCCTTTGCCAAAGTGCCCCGGTGATGAAGCTTCTCAAGGTCCAGCTTCTGCAGGAATTCAAGAAGAAGATAACAGTGACAAGCTCGAAATGATACTGAACATTGCTAGCATTGTCATAGGATTCGTGGTTGGATTTTGGGGTTTCGTTGGCACAATGATCGTGAAACAGGGCATGAGGATTGCTGTCTTCCAATGGATCGACAGGATCTATTGGCGGTTGGCAGTAAAACTGGCAAAGCTGAAGCTAAAAGGACaaagactgacttgagctgtggcaAAACATGCTATCTAATATTACTACTACTGCTAATGGCATGTGTTTCATGGTTTCGTGTTATCATCTTTGGTCCTTTCATATATGCTGCTCATCTGTTTCCAAGTTACATGGTCAAATCACATTCTTCTGAAATCTACATGTGTAGATTAAGCTTCTCATGATGCATTAAGGTTACCAACTTTCGTATGTTAATGTCTTCAGAAGGGCTTTGATGTGATCCAGTGCCTAACTCTGTCTGTGGACTACTCTCAACAATTATTTGATTGGAACATGCTCCACCTTCAAGTGCCACTCAATGAGGAGTTTTAGGGTCATGATCAAGCTTTTTTAAGATGTGATGAGTGATCACTCTACCACTACCATAGTCACCAAAGATTTCCACCATCACAGGCAGATACAGAGAAGTACCGACTGTTGTCCCAGTAACCCAAAGTTGCCTTTTGCCTTGTCTCCTCATTAATGGCTGCCTGCACCTCTTCGTTACTTTTGAGCTGCAACATGGAATTCTGAAGCATTTCTTATCATGCATTGAGATCTTAATATAGAGAGCATGACAGGTGATTTCCTCATCCCAACACACTTTTTGTGAGGAGTTAATCCTTACATATATACTTTATAACCCTCCTTTTTCAGCAAGGCATTATCAAGAACAGCAAAGGAAGAAGTATCACAATTTGCTTCTTCTAGCAATTGAATAAAGGAAGAAGCATAACAATTCGCACTTTTCTTCTTCAgatgatatatatacatacatacatatatatatatatatatatatatatatatacatatatatggtgtgtgtatgtatatatacacgcaCACAATTCAATACATATGTCAAGAATGACATTTTTATTGAACTCAAGGTTCTTGTCTTAGTTTCTTGGTCAGCCAACAATGCTTGGATCAACATTTTCAGTGATCACAGGGAATCAGCAGTCAGTTTTTATGTCTATGAACATTCATTTATGTTTTCCTTTTCCTGGAAATTATATTTTGCAGGACCCTCAGAACTTGGACTCATGTGGTGATATTTTACTAAGTTTTTGACAGAGTGAAACTTAAATTCACAGGATCAATTATTGATTCTTGTCCACAGACAAACACTGTGGTCCACAGGGAGCAAAGAAAAAAGATGTTGTCATAACCTATACAAGATAACAATGTTAAATAATGGAAGTCAGAGAACAGTACTTCATGTGCATACACCTGTGAATGCACCATTGGATAGCTCTAAGGTGTACAGTTTGGCTTTGTTTCAGCAGATTCCATCCCAGAAATTGTCTGCAACATTAACTTCAGCTATCAGACTGGCCAGCCAACACAATCCAGGCAGAAAAGAATACAATGGCAGGCATCAGCAAAAATGGCAACTGATATTATATTACTTGGTGCTCACTGATTAAGATGTCTATGCTGAAGTGATGATGCCTTTGTAATGGACCTAACAATTCAAATTGTTTTCTGTAGTCTACATGTTTCAAGCCACTTGTCACACATTTTATCATTTCAATCTATCAAACTCTTGAGCTTTTCACAATCTGCTTGGGCATCTTCATAAGTCAAAGCAGACCTACTGCAATTTAATGTAGCTCTTGATCAGTTCTGATAACATGGCACACAtatccacagagagagagagagagagagagagagagagagagagagagagatgtttatGCTTGATACAGATCTTGTTTGATTCCTTGAAGCTCTGAAAACTAATATATGTCTTGATCTTCTACCCAACATACATACTACAACAGACACCATGATAGACAAAGACCAACTCATTGACAAAGCAGTGATAGCAACACTGCAGACACCAACCTCCCTCTCTGTCAGTATAGGAACATATTGCCTACTGAAGCCATGATGGGCTGCTGGTTCATGTACATGAGGTTCCATGGATTGCTAAAGCTATTATTGACCTGATGGCCATCACAGAACAGACCACTGGTGATGGCGGTGTTCCCATTCAAGCAGTGTAGGATCTCACTGAGAGACTGCAGCCTGTTGCCGAGCTCCACCATCTGAGTCCTGAGGACAGAGTTCTCGGCCTCCACAGCCGAATGATGCCGTGTGGTGAGGGTCAAGGATGTCAGGATCCGGCTGTTCTCCTTCCTCAGCTGGTTCAGCTGCGCCGTCAGATCGTCCAAATGTTTCTGCTTGCGCATCCTCGACCGCCTCGCGGACTCGCGGTTGGATATCATTCTCTTTTGCCTCTTCTGGTCCATCAGTGCCTGCAGATCCTCTTCGGAGCCTGACGTCTGGAGCAGGCTGGATCCTGATGAAGTCCCACCGGGAGAAGCCATGGAACACTGAGATCTTTAGCAGTCCTTTAGAGACTATGACGCTGATGCCTCAGGAAAGACTAGATCTTGGGTGGAAATAAGGCTAAATAGTATCGGTATACAAAGATTATTACTTAGAAAAGGATACTAAGAACGAGTCCACGAGAACACATAGAACCAGTAGAGGAAGACAACAGAGAAGGACTGGACGAGATGGGTGCTGCGCCTGAGGGTGGAAGTTATCATAAATCCAGAGAGAAAGATCTCACTGTTGATAGCCAACATAGACTTAGATCGGAAAGATGATGAGAAACCGATGCTGCAtgtgaaaggaaaggggaaaaaacgAGAGATTTTAATACACAAAGATGAGATCTTGGAACAGAGAGCAGCACAGAGCGACCCCAGACTTCAGCAGCAAGGTGGATGTGATGCTGAACCCAGAAACAGAATCTCCAGAGAAAATTTTGGCAGAGTTTCCCCAGCAATTCGTAGCAGAAAGGATCCCAAGAACAGGAATCCAGTCGAAGGAGATGCAAAGGAGGGACCTTTTCTACCAACACAACAAGGACAACAGCAAGAACAACAGTATTCAGCTGTAATCCAAGAAAAATCTTCGAGGCAAACCAGCCACTCGAAGCAGGAAGAGGACTACAGAAGAACAAAAAAGCAGCAGCAGAACCTCTTACAAAGCTtagcaaagaagaagaggagagaaggAAAGGGAATTGGAGCCTATGAGAGGGGTGGAATTTATAGAACAAGATGGACCAGAGGCATGAAAAAGAACCATCAAgtgagagaaggaaaggaagagagagagtaGCTGAGAGGCTCCACTGCATTTGAAGGGTAGATAtggaattttatattattattatgaaaaaaaagaatcaaagagatgcagtttcaaactttTTTCTTGAGTTTTACTATCCCATTATACAATTAAATGTAACTACTGATAGTTTACTTCCATTAGAACACTTCCTTTCATGCTTTGCCTGTTGGAGAGGAGAAAGTGAAAAGTTCGACCAAGGACACCTTTTGGAAAGTAAATGACATCACAGATAGGCACCCTCAAAGCTACAACAGGTATATTCCTCTCTCAGAAGACAGATCATTCACAGGGCAAGGCTTAGGTTGTGATTCCATTTCTGACCAGAGAGGATTAAATATTACCAGATACTGTTGACATTGTTGATGATATGAAGCCATGGCATGGAGGTTGGAATAATGTGTGCTAAGAATTATAACCAATATAAAAATCACTCTGTCAGCTGCTTCACACTTTTCTTTTTGCACAGTAATCATCATAGTATCACAGGCAtcaatggaggaggaaggagGGGTAAATAAGGATGTCTGGTTTTCATAGTCCAACAGATCTCCCAAGGACTGCCAAAGATTGACTACAGGTGTttggaagagaaagaaaagactTTTGCACAAAAAATCTATTCACTTATTTATTTATCTGAGTATTCAATACATGGCTTTGAATACTTGGataaataattataagatatGTTAACTTATTCCTGATAATATTAAGGCAGATGGGGGTTTTCAGATATAGTGATGTCTCAATTGTATGAAGTAAATTTTACATATCCAACAAACATCCAATGTAGGTAGCCAAATACCAAAATGGTAGTAAAGGGAAAGGAATCAAGAAAGGAGTAGAATAAAGATtaagtttcctggtcatcaaatcaCTTAACCAGAAATTGAAGGACCATATCACCCAGTTGAGGGAGGGGCCTGTCCCAATCTTGATGTGATCTAGAAGTGCACTTGTCATCCTTCTACCAAATTACTATAGGATAGGATCTTATCCTCTTGATATTATGTTGAAACTCTTGCAACATTAAAATAATAATCCACATCTTAATCTATATGTTGTCATTTGAAAAGATTATCCCAATTAGGTTTGTAAGCAATAAGCACACCCCATAAGGTGTTCATGTTTGGTAGTATACTAGTTTGACAGTCCATATTGGTATTTTATTGGCTCAATCTATTTTACCTAGACAAAATCACCATGTCTATATAAGTTTCTTGGATTTTTTGGACAATATGGTCGATTTAAATAGCATTTTCTGTTTATGGATTCCAGACTTGATTATGCTTTGGCCATTGTTTGACCTAAGATTGATGTCTGTTCGATACCATGTCTATTAGCAATCTAATTCCTATGTGTTGCCTACCAACAAGATAAAAGGACTTTGGACAACAAAGAAAGTTTTATTGGTCGCATCTAGGAAacatctcagagagagagagagagagagagagagagagaagagttgaCTGTTGAGCTCACCAATGGAAAGAGAAAAGTAACTGGGACAAGTTATTCATATAGTACAAATGGTCCAAAGCATGCATTATTGAGAGTGATGTTTGTATTCCTGAAATCTCACAAAGATTTGGATGTGTAATGATATAATAAAACTTTCAAGAGTTATCTAATAAAATCTTTAGTTTCAAAaggttgaaaaaaaaatattgcaaCATCTTTTTTTATCCCTTTCTAAATTTCTATCCCAAGTATCAGTTGTGAAGTAAGGAAGAAAAAAAGTTCAGTGACAGAAACTTGTGAATCTTTCAAGAATGAATTATTTCTACATTTGATTGAGCTTTTGATACTTGTATTCTTTCAAATATCAATCTGTCTCTAATTCTTTATCATTTCATCTTGGATGTagcaatcatgttgggttggatcttcttctttgatgtgggACACCATTTGATAGACTGGTTTACATTTAGCAGACACAAACAAATGTTCTTCCATCTTTTTTCTAGTCTCTGAAGGAATGAGACATTTTGTGGAATGGAAACATTAGCTTCAACATATGATTCAGAAATCTTGCATTGGATCTGAGGCTAAGAATGCTTCATGGAATAATAGACACCAAAGCATCATTTGCAATTTTTTATGCTCaaccaagaaaagaaaagaaaaaaaaggaaatttattttcctttttctttccctgcaacatatttgaaatgtacaaaagaaaacaaaaaaagaggtaaaggagaaagaaaataagagaTGCAATATGTAAATAAAATTTAGGACCAAAGTACAAGAACTATCAATAACACTTTGAGTGGCAGACGCATCTTCCCGGCAAACATCAGCATCACCTCCAGATTGTTTCGTCCTCATGGTCTATAGCGTTTACATTTCTCAATCCACCAGACGGTAAAATCAAATGGGGGACCTTCCTGTGTAGTCAGCAATTGCAGGAGTGGACATGTTGATCGCCCACATGTTTCTGTCATCTCCGGTACAGTGCATGCACTGTGCACCAAGTCTACTCCTCTATGGAATTCCTTCTCCTTCCATGGTTGTTGTCCTCCTCCATCTCTTTCAGGATGGAATGATCAAATGCTCAATGCATTTGTGATGACGATAACCTAGAAACCTCTGGCCACTCGATCATCGTAGGCAAAAGGACCTT
The DNA window shown above is from Musa acuminata AAA Group cultivar baxijiao chromosome BXJ2-4, Cavendish_Baxijiao_AAA, whole genome shotgun sequence and carries:
- the LOC135609619 gene encoding receptor-like protein EIX1 isoform X2 — protein: MATGYGCGGGALVPMYVMLMALLISSRAISRLEAKGSCVESERRALLAVGADMYDPSGDWLASWTGDDCCTWRGVACDGATGHVTKLDLRFPYLDVVGDVDASRVNPSLLELTHLKYLDLSMNNFSSAAVPETFASLVHLEYLNLSSAMFAGAVPPRLGNLSALRYLDLNGCYGDLHVDDLGWLSHLPYLRYLDMSCVDMSLATNWFHSINSIPSLQVLHLQWSNPTTLEHLQLGSCGGFDIQPLQPALAALTNLLELDLSANDIEGEIYGIVGNASKRLRNLDLQWNKLTGDIARILVSLRHLEYLVIDNNQITGHLPEMLGNLSSLRYLSFSSNQISGDIPQTVGNLLRLEFIYFSGNNLSGEIPQSIGNLTNLIQLYLGRNTIAGSIPESIGNLRNLEELYLSHNSITGHLPPSIGNLENLQAMYLQNNFITGRIPATVGGLRSLRRLDMSSNSLTGNIPRGMGSLCNLEYIDLSDNNVAGELADLIDGLSNCSPPLRLSSLHVSNNNLSGIIPPSLGQLSELSELYLPSNSLVGNVTESHFANLAILKFLDISQNTLRVILPDDWVPPFDAFTIGMSSCHLGTIIPSWIRTQTSLENLYLSRTGLWGTIPAWFSGFNPSGWHYLDLSSNSLHGSLPVVRSVEQSIINLSNNSFSGPLPRSFAADLNPSILTLSDNRISGDFPPFFCNMTLLEVLDLSNNGLSGELPDCHSSYPTSLQSLHLNNNSLSGSLPAFLKHCKQLITLDLGENRLSGELPRWIGSSLSSLKVLRLRSNLLHGTISAHISNLTSLHVLDLSCNNLSGAIPSSIGLLDAMVVIQNVIEPLIDSNARYYSEHVLITTKGSTIEYSTVLSLVTSIDLSNNDLHGEIPVELTDLHGLHFLNLSKNHLAGEIPTDIGGMRQLESLDLSMNNLGGEIPLSLSALNFLSHMNLSYNHLSGRIPTSNQLQTLNDPSIYVGNKGLCGTPLPKCPGDEASQGPASAGIQEEDNSDKLEMILNIASIVIGFVVGFWGFVGTMIVKQGMRIAVFQWIDRIYWRLAVKLAKLKLKGQRLT
- the LOC135609619 gene encoding receptor-like protein EIX2 isoform X1; its protein translation is MATGYGCGGGALVPMYVMLMALLISSRAISRLEAKGSCVESERRALLAVGADMYDPSGDWLASWTGDDCCTWRGVACDGATGHVTKLDLRFPYLDVVGDVDASRVNPSLLELTHLKYLDLSMNNFSSAAVPETFASLVHLEYLNLSSAMFAGAVPPRLGNLSALRYLDLNGCYGDLHVDDLGWLSHLPYLRYLDMSCVDMSLATNWFHSINSIPSLQVLHLQWSNPTYVPPTLPPFNLTSITMLDLSGNLNINTSILDWLSNASTLEHLQLGSCGGFDIQPLQPALAALTNLLELDLSANDIEGEIYGIVGNASKRLRNLDLQWNKLTGDIARILVSLRHLEYLVIDNNQITGHLPEMLGNLSSLRYLSFSSNQISGDIPQTVGNLLRLEFIYFSGNNLSGEIPQSIGNLTNLIQLYLGRNTIAGSIPESIGNLRNLEELYLSHNSITGHLPPSIGNLENLQAMYLQNNFITGRIPATVGGLRSLRRLDMSSNSLTGNIPRGMGSLCNLEYIDLSDNNVAGELADLIDGLSNCSPPLRLSSLHVSNNNLSGIIPPSLGQLSELSELYLPSNSLVGNVTESHFANLAILKFLDISQNTLRVILPDDWVPPFDAFTIGMSSCHLGTIIPSWIRTQTSLENLYLSRTGLWGTIPAWFSGFNPSGWHYLDLSSNSLHGSLPVVRSVEQSIINLSNNSFSGPLPRSFAADLNPSILTLSDNRISGDFPPFFCNMTLLEVLDLSNNGLSGELPDCHSSYPTSLQSLHLNNNSLSGSLPAFLKHCKQLITLDLGENRLSGELPRWIGSSLSSLKVLRLRSNLLHGTISAHISNLTSLHVLDLSCNNLSGAIPSSIGLLDAMVVIQNVIEPLIDSNARYYSEHVLITTKGSTIEYSTVLSLVTSIDLSNNDLHGEIPVELTDLHGLHFLNLSKNHLAGEIPTDIGGMRQLESLDLSMNNLGGEIPLSLSALNFLSHMNLSYNHLSGRIPTSNQLQTLNDPSIYVGNKGLCGTPLPKCPGDEASQGPASAGIQEEDNSDKLEMILNIASIVIGFVVGFWGFVGTMIVKQGMRIAVFQWIDRIYWRLAVKLAKLKLKGQRLT
- the LOC135609621 gene encoding bZIP transcription factor 11-like, with translation MASPGGTSSGSSLLQTSGSEEDLQALMDQKRQKRMISNRESARRSRMRKQKHLDDLTAQLNQLRKENSRILTSLTLTTRHHSAVEAENSVLRTQMVELGNRLQSLSEILHCLNGNTAITSGLFCDGHQVNNSFSNPWNLMYMNQQPIMASVGNMFLY